From a single Equus asinus isolate D_3611 breed Donkey chromosome 2, EquAss-T2T_v2, whole genome shotgun sequence genomic region:
- the REC8 gene encoding meiotic recombination protein REC8 homolog isoform X1, with amino-acid sequence MFYYPSVLQRHTGCFATIWLAATRGSRLVKREYLKVNVVKTCEEILNYVLVRVQPPQPGLPRPRFSLYLSAQLQIGVIRVYFQQCQYLVEDIQHILERLHRAQLQIRIDMVEPELPSLLLPNRLTMMETLEDAPDPFFGMMSVDPRLPSPFRIPQIRHLLEAVSPERVLEEIPPEVPPEPRKPERVPVTVVSPEAITLLEAEPIRILHIEGERDLPEISRRELDLLVAEEGEAILLEEPKEEPRALEPEAIVPPLSPTALAELERAVEPLPSEVPAPEELKLAVWEPAVPLPEVTPPLELRLPPPVSPERRRPPVAPPPRSPPRRRRRRLLFWDKETQISREKFQEQMQIRAHCWECPMVQPPERTITSPGELFRTPTHSGRLPPELLAFWTHCAQPPPRALRRRPPLEPEEEAAERELVAEEERRKPETPSDIEVLREALEPSGPLMVSAAELSLEAAEEETRISLVPPEERWAWAEVEQPEVPALPVVPELPEVPVEMPLELPLEPEMLSLEAVHRAVALELQANRAPDFSSLVPPLSPRRMAARVFYLLLVLAAQQILHVEQEKPYGRLLIQPGPRFHCG; translated from the exons GCTGGCTGCGACGCGCGGCAGCCGGTTGGTGAAGCGCGAATACCTGAAGGTGAACGTGGTGAAGACGTG CGAGGAAATCCTCAATTATGTGCTGGTCAGAGTGCAGCCCCCGCAGCCCGGCCTGCCGCGGCCCCGCTTCTCCCTCTACCTCTCAGCCCAGCTCCAGATCGGCGTGATCCGGGTCTACTTTCAACAATGCCAGTACCTCGTAG AGGACATCCAGCACATCCTCGAGCGCCTGCACCGTGCCCAGCTGCAGATCCGCATTGATATGGTGGAGCCTGAGCT ACCCAGCCTGCTGCTTCCTAACCGCCTGACCATGATGGAGACCCTGGAAGATGCTCCAGACCCCTTCTTTGGGATGATGTCTGTGGATCCCAGACTTCCTAGCCCCTTCAGGATCCCTCAG ATTCGACATCTCTTAGAGGCTGTGAGCCCAGAGAGAGTTCTTGAGGAGATCCCTCCTGAAGTCCCTCCAGAGCCTAGGAAGCCAG AAAGGGTCCCGGTCACTGTGGTGTCTCCCGAGGCCATCACCCTCCTGGAGGCGGAGCCCATACGCATTCTGCACATTGAA GGTGAACGGGACCTCCCAGAGATCAGCCGCCGAGAGTTGGACCTGCTGGTTGCTGAGGAAGGCGAAGCTATCTTGTTAGAGG AGCCCAAGGAGGAGCCCCGGGCCCTGGAGCCGGAAGCCATAGTCCCTCCGCTCTCACCCACGGCTCTTGCAGA GTTGGAAAGGGCAGTAGAGCCCCTTCCAAGCGAGGTCCCAGCCCCTGAGGAGCTGAAGCTGGCAGTCTGGGAGCCTGCGGTCCCACTTCCTG AGGTGACCCCCCCGCTGGAGCTGCGTCTGCCGCCCCCagtcagcccagag CGGAGGAGGCCCCCAGTCGCCCCACCTCCAAGGAGCCcacctcgccgccgccgccgccggttACTGTTCTGGGACAAGGAGACTCAGATCTCCCGGGAGAAATTCCAGGAACAAATGCAGATCAGAGCCCACTGCTGGGAGTGT CCAATGGTGCAGCCGCCTGAACGAACCATCACAAGCCCAGGAGAGCTGTTTCGAACCCCGACCCACT CTGGCCGGCTACCCCCAGAACTGCTGGCTTTCTGGACCCATTGTGCCCAGCCACCCCCAAGAGCACTCCGGCGAAGGCCGCCCCTGGAGCCTGAAGAGGAGGCTGCTGAGAGGGAGCTAGTGgctgaggaggaaaggagaaagcctGAGACTCCGAGTGACATTGAG GTCCTGAGGGAGGCCCTGGAGCCCAGTGGGCCCCTCATGGTGTCTGCAG cagAGCTCTCCCTAGAAGCGGCTGAGGAGGAGACCCGCATCAGCCTCGTGCCCCCGGAAGAGCGCTG GGCCTGGGCTGAGGTGGAGCAGCCAGAGGTCCCTGCACTGCCCGTGGTGCCTGAACTCCCTGAAGTACCGGTGGAGATGCCTTTGGAGCTGCCCCTGGAGCCCGAGATGCTCTCACTGGAGGCCGTGCACAG GGCAGTGGCACTGGAGCTGCAGGCCAACAGGGCCCCTGACTTCAGCAGCCTGGTACCGCCTCTCAGCCCCCGCAGGATGGCCGCCCGGGTCTTCTACCTGCTCCTGG TGCTTGCGGCGCAGCAGATCCTTCACGTGGAACAAGAGAAGCCATACGGGCGCCTTCTGATCCAGCCAGGACCCCGATTCCACTGTGGTTAG
- the REC8 gene encoding meiotic recombination protein REC8 homolog isoform X2 has product MFYYPSVLQRHTGCFATIWLAATRGSRLVKREYLKVNVVKTCEEILNYVLVRVQPPQPGLPRPRFSLYLSAQLQIGVIRVYFQQCQYLVEDIQHILERLHRAQLQIRIDMVEPELPSLLLPNRLTMMETLEDAPDPFFGMMSVDPRLPSPFRIPQIRHLLEAVSPERVLEEIPPEVPPEPRKPERVPVTVVSPEAITLLEAEPIRILHIEGERDLPEISRRELDLLVAEEGEAILLEEPKEEPRALEPEAIVPPLSPTALAELERAVEPLPSEVPAPEELKLAVWEPAVPLPEVTPPLELRLPPPVSPERRRPPVAPPPRSPPRRRRRRLLFWDKETQISREKFQEQMQIRAHCWECPMVQPPERTITSPGELFRTPTHSGRLPPELLAFWTHCAQPPPRALRRRPPLEPEEEAAERELVAEEERRKPETPSDIEVLREALEPSGPLMVSAELSLEAAEEETRISLVPPEERWAWAEVEQPEVPALPVVPELPEVPVEMPLELPLEPEMLSLEAVHRAVALELQANRAPDFSSLVPPLSPRRMAARVFYLLLVLAAQQILHVEQEKPYGRLLIQPGPRFHCG; this is encoded by the exons GCTGGCTGCGACGCGCGGCAGCCGGTTGGTGAAGCGCGAATACCTGAAGGTGAACGTGGTGAAGACGTG CGAGGAAATCCTCAATTATGTGCTGGTCAGAGTGCAGCCCCCGCAGCCCGGCCTGCCGCGGCCCCGCTTCTCCCTCTACCTCTCAGCCCAGCTCCAGATCGGCGTGATCCGGGTCTACTTTCAACAATGCCAGTACCTCGTAG AGGACATCCAGCACATCCTCGAGCGCCTGCACCGTGCCCAGCTGCAGATCCGCATTGATATGGTGGAGCCTGAGCT ACCCAGCCTGCTGCTTCCTAACCGCCTGACCATGATGGAGACCCTGGAAGATGCTCCAGACCCCTTCTTTGGGATGATGTCTGTGGATCCCAGACTTCCTAGCCCCTTCAGGATCCCTCAG ATTCGACATCTCTTAGAGGCTGTGAGCCCAGAGAGAGTTCTTGAGGAGATCCCTCCTGAAGTCCCTCCAGAGCCTAGGAAGCCAG AAAGGGTCCCGGTCACTGTGGTGTCTCCCGAGGCCATCACCCTCCTGGAGGCGGAGCCCATACGCATTCTGCACATTGAA GGTGAACGGGACCTCCCAGAGATCAGCCGCCGAGAGTTGGACCTGCTGGTTGCTGAGGAAGGCGAAGCTATCTTGTTAGAGG AGCCCAAGGAGGAGCCCCGGGCCCTGGAGCCGGAAGCCATAGTCCCTCCGCTCTCACCCACGGCTCTTGCAGA GTTGGAAAGGGCAGTAGAGCCCCTTCCAAGCGAGGTCCCAGCCCCTGAGGAGCTGAAGCTGGCAGTCTGGGAGCCTGCGGTCCCACTTCCTG AGGTGACCCCCCCGCTGGAGCTGCGTCTGCCGCCCCCagtcagcccagag CGGAGGAGGCCCCCAGTCGCCCCACCTCCAAGGAGCCcacctcgccgccgccgccgccggttACTGTTCTGGGACAAGGAGACTCAGATCTCCCGGGAGAAATTCCAGGAACAAATGCAGATCAGAGCCCACTGCTGGGAGTGT CCAATGGTGCAGCCGCCTGAACGAACCATCACAAGCCCAGGAGAGCTGTTTCGAACCCCGACCCACT CTGGCCGGCTACCCCCAGAACTGCTGGCTTTCTGGACCCATTGTGCCCAGCCACCCCCAAGAGCACTCCGGCGAAGGCCGCCCCTGGAGCCTGAAGAGGAGGCTGCTGAGAGGGAGCTAGTGgctgaggaggaaaggagaaagcctGAGACTCCGAGTGACATTGAG GTCCTGAGGGAGGCCCTGGAGCCCAGTGGGCCCCTCATGGTGTCTGCAG AGCTCTCCCTAGAAGCGGCTGAGGAGGAGACCCGCATCAGCCTCGTGCCCCCGGAAGAGCGCTG GGCCTGGGCTGAGGTGGAGCAGCCAGAGGTCCCTGCACTGCCCGTGGTGCCTGAACTCCCTGAAGTACCGGTGGAGATGCCTTTGGAGCTGCCCCTGGAGCCCGAGATGCTCTCACTGGAGGCCGTGCACAG GGCAGTGGCACTGGAGCTGCAGGCCAACAGGGCCCCTGACTTCAGCAGCCTGGTACCGCCTCTCAGCCCCCGCAGGATGGCCGCCCGGGTCTTCTACCTGCTCCTGG TGCTTGCGGCGCAGCAGATCCTTCACGTGGAACAAGAGAAGCCATACGGGCGCCTTCTGATCCAGCCAGGACCCCGATTCCACTGTGGTTAG